Proteins co-encoded in one Periophthalmus magnuspinnatus isolate fPerMag1 chromosome 20, fPerMag1.2.pri, whole genome shotgun sequence genomic window:
- the tmem108 gene encoding transmembrane protein 108 isoform X2 — protein MKTRLQVLRCQLLSVLAFLALPLGLVSSAQDVSVTMAATQHQQHRPDWPQEGSSSGEWSSSGLSHPMLTPPASAWLHVTQPPNHITVNTASSKPGHKTQGYTPKETIQDVPNSDTKNNVRGFKGGNLIGPELTTFKNQNIALGLRRRGHTQDGPRRSDHHAITLREVHTDAEPPTNELVLQPSSNSPTDDHVQSTTLSTTIKFNTDNSNFNISETTTEEGNSQANVSDNTPLGHWMVTATALRGLLLSNASSSDANNAAKGNTSEFESTASGNFLNRQVPATTQDPWMSANSSGPTMEPPPSRMMVCLSRMDIVWIVLAISVPVSSCSVLLTVCCMRRKKKSTNQENNLSYWNNAITMDYFSRHAVELPREIHTLESEEREAEVGACVGCPW, from the exons gtgTCCTTGCCTTCCTCGCACTGCCACTAGGACTGGTATCATCAGCACAGGACGTCTCCGTCACCATGGCAGCAACCCAGCACCAGCAGCATCGCCCAGACTGGCCACAAGAGGGCTCCAGCAGTGGAGAGTGGTCTTCCTCTGGCCTCTCCCATCCAATGCTGACCCCACCTGCATCTGCATGGCTCCATGTCACACAACCCCCCAATCATATCACTGTGAACACTgctagctctaaaccaggacacaaGACTCAAGGTTATACTCCCAAAGAGACCATTCAAGATGTTCCAAATTCAGATACAAAGAATAATGTCCGTGGATTCAAAGGTGGAAATTTGATTGGCCCAGAGCTTACTACattcaaaaatcaaaacattgcaCTTGGCCTTAGACGTAGAGGCCACACTCAGGATGGCCCCAGAAGGTCAGACCATCATGCCATTACCCTAAGAGAGGTGCACACAGACGCTGAACCTCCTActaatgaactagttctgcaACCAAGCTCCAATTCTCCCACTGACGACCATGTACAATCCACAACACTTTCCACTACCATAAAATTCAACACAGACAATTCAAACTTTAATATTAGTGAAACCACGACGGAGGAGGGTAACAGTCAAGCTAACGTCTCGGACAACACCCCACTAGGACACTGGATGGTGACTGCGACTGCTTTAAGGGGGCTGTTGCTGTCCAATGCCAGCTCCAGTGACGCTAATAATGCCGCTAAGGGAAACACTTCAGAGTTTGAGTCCACGGCCAGCGGGAACTTTCTAAACAGGCAGGTCCCGGCCACCACGCAGGACCCCTGGATGTCAGCTAACAGCTCGGGTCCCACCATGGAACCACCCCCCTCCCGGATGATGGTCTGCCTGAGCCGCATGGACATAGTGTGGATCGTGTTAGCCATCAGCGTGCCTGTGTCCTCATGCT CCGTGCTGCTGACTGTATGCTGtatgaggaggaagaagaagtcGACCAATCAGGAGAACAACCTGAGCTACTGGAACAACGCCATCACTATGGACTACTTCAGTCGGCACGCCGTGGAGCTGCCCCGAGAGATCCACACTCTAGAGAGCGAG GAGAGGGAGGCTGAGGTCGGAGCTTGTGTAGGATGCCCTTGGTGA
- the cdv3 gene encoding protein CDV3 homolog produces the protein MADVPTEKSLDDFFAKRDKKKKKEKGKGKETTAAPTTMVLKKTKKEKEKSAKNDNQDTQIEKEDEEWKEFEQKEVDYSGLRLQALQITDEKEEEEYEKEEVGEDGEMILVSGDKVSGPWNKSSGAPAPAAPVDDEEVPETKPAGVYRPPGARMPTAKRSTNQGPPEIFSDTQFPSLLATAKHVETRKDREMEKTFEVVKHRTRGRDDTGGASIQHLQLDNQYAILGDK, from the exons ATGGCGGATGTACCGACTGAGAAGAGTCTGGATGATTTCTTTGCCAAGCGAgataaaaagaagaagaaagagaagggaaAGGGCAAGGAAACCACTGCGGCACCTACCACAATGGTGCTGAAAAAGACTaaaaaagagaaggaaaagtCAGCGAAAAATGACAACCAGGACACTCAGATTGAGAAG gAGGATGAAGAGTGGAAGGAGTTTGAACAAAAGGAAGTGGACTACAGTGGGCTTAGGCTGCAGGCTTTACAAATAAC TGatgaaaaagaggaagaagagtatgagaaagaggaggttggagaggatggagagatgaTCCTGGTCAGTGGAGATAAAGTGTCAGGACCTTGGAACAAGTCCAGTGGTGCCCCGGCTCCTGCAGCCCCCGTGG ATGATGAAGAGGTTCCTGAAACAAAACCTGCTGGAGTATATCGGCCCCCAGGGGCCAGAATGCCCACTGCCAAAAGAAGCACCAACCAGGGCCCCCCTGAGATCTTCAGTGACACACAGTTCCCTTCGCTCCTGGCCACTGCGAAGCATGTGGAAACACGCAA GGACCGAGAGATGGAGAAAACCTTTGAGGTAGTGAAACACAGAACCCGTGGTAGAGATGATACTGGGGGAGCTTCTATACAGCACTTGCAACTGGATAACCAGTACGCCATCCTGGGGGATAAGTAG
- the tmem108 gene encoding transmembrane protein 108 isoform X1, with the protein MKTRLQVLRCQLLSVLAFLALPLGLVSSAQDVSVTMAATQHQQHRPDWPQEGSSSGEWSSSGLSHPMLTPPASAWLHVTQPPNHITVNTASSKPGHKTQGYTPKETIQDVPNSDTKNNVRGFKGGNLIGPELTTFKNQNIALGLRRRGHTQDGPRRSDHHAITLREVHTDAEPPTNELVLQPSSNSPTDDHVQSTTLSTTIKFNTDNSNFNISETTTEEGNSQANVSDNTPLGHWMVTATALRGLLLSNASSSDANNAAKGNTSEFESTASGNFLNRQVPATTQDPWMSANSSGPTMEPPPSRMMVCLSRMDIVWIVLAISVPVSSCSVLLTVCCMRRKKKSTNQENNLSYWNNAITMDYFSRHAVELPREIHTLESEEHDAYLPPNGDYSGSSMVLVNPFCQETLFINRDKASAI; encoded by the exons gtgTCCTTGCCTTCCTCGCACTGCCACTAGGACTGGTATCATCAGCACAGGACGTCTCCGTCACCATGGCAGCAACCCAGCACCAGCAGCATCGCCCAGACTGGCCACAAGAGGGCTCCAGCAGTGGAGAGTGGTCTTCCTCTGGCCTCTCCCATCCAATGCTGACCCCACCTGCATCTGCATGGCTCCATGTCACACAACCCCCCAATCATATCACTGTGAACACTgctagctctaaaccaggacacaaGACTCAAGGTTATACTCCCAAAGAGACCATTCAAGATGTTCCAAATTCAGATACAAAGAATAATGTCCGTGGATTCAAAGGTGGAAATTTGATTGGCCCAGAGCTTACTACattcaaaaatcaaaacattgcaCTTGGCCTTAGACGTAGAGGCCACACTCAGGATGGCCCCAGAAGGTCAGACCATCATGCCATTACCCTAAGAGAGGTGCACACAGACGCTGAACCTCCTActaatgaactagttctgcaACCAAGCTCCAATTCTCCCACTGACGACCATGTACAATCCACAACACTTTCCACTACCATAAAATTCAACACAGACAATTCAAACTTTAATATTAGTGAAACCACGACGGAGGAGGGTAACAGTCAAGCTAACGTCTCGGACAACACCCCACTAGGACACTGGATGGTGACTGCGACTGCTTTAAGGGGGCTGTTGCTGTCCAATGCCAGCTCCAGTGACGCTAATAATGCCGCTAAGGGAAACACTTCAGAGTTTGAGTCCACGGCCAGCGGGAACTTTCTAAACAGGCAGGTCCCGGCCACCACGCAGGACCCCTGGATGTCAGCTAACAGCTCGGGTCCCACCATGGAACCACCCCCCTCCCGGATGATGGTCTGCCTGAGCCGCATGGACATAGTGTGGATCGTGTTAGCCATCAGCGTGCCTGTGTCCTCATGCT CCGTGCTGCTGACTGTATGCTGtatgaggaggaagaagaagtcGACCAATCAGGAGAACAACCTGAGCTACTGGAACAACGCCATCACTATGGACTACTTCAGTCGGCACGCCGTGGAGCTGCCCCGAGAGATCCACACTCTAGAGAGCGAG GAGCATGATGCTTATCTGCCCCCTAATGGTGACTACAGCGGTAGCAGCATGGTCCTGGTCAACCCTTTTTGTCAGGAGACTCTGTTTATCAACCGAGACAAGGCTTCTGCCATCTAG